The Solibacillus sp. FSL W7-1436 genome window below encodes:
- a CDS encoding class I adenylate-forming enzyme family protein yields MTVLQALVDQALETPNATAIQFENEVWSYEELLDNSRKIAGYLIEKGFQKDDIVAEFALNSHLFMAVYYGVQLAGLTVMPVNTKLAPPEVDFIFKHSEAKILVYDEKLQATIDLTTHGFQEILSLSQIREIINGNSASPVLPQLDPEDTSVVMYTSGTTGKPKGVMLSHRNILETAQIWSDSMNMTNEDRMFICTPLFHCAGSHVFAVPTIYKGGAVLIEEAFSPDQTLRNLVETKATIFFGVPAMYTILLNKPELQSYDFSQLRLFCYGAAPMPYELVKRLKDTFPKVKVQNLYGQTENSPAASSLLDDAALFKIGSVGKPLARTEIQLRDANGEIVALGEVGEICVKGPQVMKGYLRAPEETAKSIQDGWLYTGDLGRFDEEGYLYIVDRKKDMIIRGGENIYPIEVEEVLYQMPQILEAAVVGVPHEVYGEVPKAFVVLKEGQQLMEQDVLDYCTTQLAKYKVPFEVDFIDQLPRNASGKVLKHTLRPKQTI; encoded by the coding sequence ATGACAGTTTTACAGGCATTAGTTGACCAAGCACTGGAGACACCGAATGCAACGGCTATTCAATTTGAAAATGAAGTATGGTCATACGAAGAACTTCTGGATAACTCTCGGAAAATTGCCGGCTATCTGATTGAAAAAGGTTTTCAAAAAGATGATATTGTAGCCGAATTTGCACTCAACTCCCATTTGTTCATGGCTGTTTATTATGGTGTACAGCTCGCAGGCTTGACTGTAATGCCTGTGAATACAAAGCTGGCTCCTCCTGAAGTGGATTTTATATTTAAGCATTCAGAGGCGAAAATCTTAGTATATGATGAAAAACTGCAGGCGACGATTGATCTGACAACACATGGTTTTCAGGAAATCCTTTCACTTTCGCAAATCAGAGAAATTATTAATGGAAACAGCGCTTCTCCAGTATTGCCGCAGTTAGATCCAGAAGACACGTCCGTTGTTATGTATACATCCGGAACGACCGGAAAACCAAAAGGGGTTATGCTCAGTCACCGGAATATTTTGGAGACAGCGCAAATCTGGTCCGATTCAATGAATATGACAAATGAGGACCGCATGTTTATTTGTACACCATTGTTCCACTGTGCAGGCAGCCATGTATTTGCGGTGCCGACAATTTATAAAGGGGGAGCAGTTCTTATAGAAGAAGCGTTTTCACCGGATCAGACATTGAGAAATCTGGTTGAAACAAAGGCAACCATTTTCTTTGGTGTACCGGCAATGTATACGATTTTACTGAACAAACCGGAGCTGCAGTCCTATGATTTCAGTCAACTGCGCCTGTTCTGCTATGGGGCTGCACCGATGCCGTATGAGCTTGTTAAGCGTCTGAAGGATACATTCCCGAAGGTAAAAGTTCAGAATTTGTATGGGCAAACAGAAAATTCACCTGCTGCGAGTTCGTTGCTGGATGATGCAGCACTATTTAAAATCGGTTCAGTAGGCAAACCGTTAGCGCGGACGGAAATTCAGCTGCGTGATGCAAATGGTGAAATTGTGGCATTAGGGGAAGTCGGTGAAATTTGCGTGAAAGGTCCTCAAGTAATGAAGGGATATTTGCGCGCACCCGAAGAAACAGCAAAGTCGATTCAGGATGGGTGGCTGTATACCGGAGATTTGGGCCGTTTTGACGAAGAAGGCTATTTATATATTGTAGACCGCAAAAAGGATATGATTATTCGCGGCGGCGAAAATATTTATCCGATTGAAGTGGAGGAAGTACTTTACCAAATGCCTCAGATTTTAGAGGCTGCGGTCGTAGGGGTCCCTCATGAAGTGTACGGAGAAGTTCCAAAGGCTTTTGTTGTATTAAAAGAAGGCCAACAACTAATGGAGCAGGATGTGCTGGACTATTGCACGACACAGCTTGCAAAATATAAAGTTCCGTTTGAAGTCGACTTTATCGATCAACTGCCACGTAATGCTTCGGGCAAAGTATTGAAGCATACGTTAAGACCAAAACAGACGATTTAA
- a CDS encoding IS3 family transposase (programmed frameshift), producing MTKKFLTSHQQTELKMNPYVKAVSDKAITYTDEFKRLFIAQSETGKLPREIFEEAGFDVEVIGITRVHKAATRWRTAYKKHGASGLEDTRKHSSGRPLERELSIEEKYTRLEAKMRLLEAENELLKKLGSTRKADVEKEIKLAPELKFELIHETIKKYNLKRMVSYLCEVLEVSRSGYYNYYKEQSIQKRTMKHQADEIVKEEILKAYRFRRRHKGARQIKMTLQNHYGINYNLKRIRRIMKKFGIICPIRKANPYRRMAKATKEHRTCANELQRNFKQGVAGKVLLTDITYLTYRNGKRAYLSTVKDAETNEILAYEVSSSLHLDIALNTLKKLRKHTHLAEDAFIHSDQGFHYTNPQFQAFVKKMGLGQSMSRRGNCWDNAPQESFFGHFKDEAYIKECETLEDVKQEIKSYMTYYNHYRGQWNLKKLPPVKYRQQLQQVA from the exons ATGACTAAAAAATTTTTAACCTCTCACCAACAAACAGAATTAAAAATGAACCCTTATGTAAAAGCAGTGAGCGATAAAGCGATTACGTACACAGATGAATTTAAACGATTATTTATTGCACAATCTGAAACAGGAAAACTGCCACGAGAAATTTTTGAGGAAGCAGGATTTGACGTTGAAGTAATCGGAATAACACGTGTTCATAAGGCAGCTACTCGCTGGAGAACGGCTTATAAAAAACATGGCGCCAGCGGTTTGGAAGATACGCGAAAACATAGTTCAGGACGTCCTCTTGAACGAGAATTAAGTATAGAAGAAAAATACACTCGACTTGAAGCAAAAATGCGTTTACTAGAAGCGGAAAATGAACTGCTAAAAAAGCTCG GATCTACTCGAAAGGCAGATGTTGAAAAAGAAATAAAACTCGCACCAGAATTAAAATTCGAATTAATTCATGAAACCATTAAAAAATATAACTTAAAGCGAATGGTGAGCTATCTTTGCGAAGTGTTGGAGGTATCACGTTCAGGTTATTATAACTACTATAAAGAGCAATCAATTCAAAAAAGAACGATGAAACACCAAGCAGATGAAATCGTAAAAGAAGAAATTTTAAAAGCTTATCGATTTCGAAGACGTCATAAAGGAGCGCGTCAAATTAAAATGACACTTCAAAACCACTATGGCATCAATTATAACTTAAAGCGTATTCGCCGCATTATGAAAAAATTTGGCATCATCTGTCCAATTCGGAAGGCAAATCCTTATCGTCGTATGGCGAAAGCAACGAAAGAACACCGCACTTGCGCGAATGAATTACAACGAAATTTCAAACAAGGTGTCGCTGGGAAAGTGTTATTAACAGACATCACGTATTTGACGTATCGAAATGGCAAACGTGCTTATTTATCTACGGTTAAAGACGCAGAAACAAATGAAATTCTCGCTTATGAAGTGTCGTCTTCTTTACACTTGGACATCGCTCTGAACACATTGAAGAAATTAAGAAAACACACGCATTTAGCAGAAGATGCCTTTATCCATTCGGATCAAGGATTTCATTATACAAATCCACAATTCCAGGCTTTCGTAAAGAAAATGGGCTTAGGTCAATCGATGTCACGTCGAGGCAACTGTTGGGACAACGCGCCCCAGGAATCATTCTTTGGTCATTTTAAAGATGAGGCATACATCAAAGAGTGTGAAACATTAGAAGACGTAAAGCAAGAAATCAAAAGTTATATGACGTACTACAATCATTATCGGGGTCAGTGGAATTTAAAAAAGCTGCCGCCTGTAAAGTACAGACAGCAGCTTCAACAAGTTGCCTAA
- a CDS encoding YehS family protein, translating into MDNNDILIRVRYALDLKNREMIEIFKLGGITVSPEDMPKILTKSLEKDEEAPADYDQMKVNHKNLEAFFNGLITYKRGPMPKKEGQPAPVQEKQDHVNNMMLKKLKVACQLTTEEMLDVLDDGGIAVSKGELGAIMRKPGHRNYKECGDNFARKFLKGLSVRYRG; encoded by the coding sequence ATGGATAATAATGATATTTTAATCCGTGTACGTTATGCATTGGATTTAAAAAATAGAGAAATGATCGAAATTTTCAAATTAGGCGGTATTACGGTTTCACCGGAGGATATGCCGAAAATTTTAACGAAGTCTTTGGAAAAAGATGAGGAAGCACCTGCAGATTATGATCAGATGAAAGTGAATCATAAAAACTTGGAAGCATTTTTCAATGGGTTGATTACGTATAAGCGTGGACCGATGCCGAAAAAAGAAGGGCAGCCAGCGCCAGTGCAGGAAAAGCAGGACCATGTGAACAACATGATGCTGAAAAAACTGAAAGTGGCGTGCCAGCTCACGACTGAAGAGATGCTGGATGTGCTTGATGACGGGGGAATCGCCGTATCAAAAGGCGAGCTTGGTGCCATTATGCGTAAACCGGGTCACCGTAACTACAAAGAATGCGGCGACAACTTTGCCCGTAAGTTCCTAAAAGGCCTATCTGTAAGGTACCGCGGATAA
- a CDS encoding MurR/RpiR family transcriptional regulator, whose protein sequence is MENSIERIRSGMELLKPAERNVALYILSHLDDVIRMPIAVLAEKAKTSEATIVRMCRALNFSGFKDLKLSIASAPTLEIPHNHNFELEKDSTILQMIQTIQMHNIDAIQRTLMINGERELKKIIHKINDARKIILIGIGASAIVAQDFEHKLKRINKNCETIFDSHGQLIAATHATNEDVVFAISYSGETKEIINALTVAKENQATIITMTQNKRNTIQSFADHALYVVSNEADIRSSATASRIAQLTLIDILYTGIATLNYDNSIIALNRTLEVIKGFSR, encoded by the coding sequence TTGGAAAATAGTATTGAAAGAATACGTTCGGGAATGGAATTGCTTAAACCTGCCGAAAGAAATGTGGCTTTATATATATTAAGTCATTTAGATGATGTCATTCGCATGCCGATTGCTGTACTGGCTGAAAAAGCTAAAACAAGCGAAGCAACAATTGTGAGGATGTGCAGGGCATTAAACTTTTCCGGTTTCAAAGATTTAAAACTAAGTATTGCTTCAGCACCTACTCTGGAAATTCCACATAACCACAACTTTGAATTAGAAAAAGATTCAACGATACTCCAAATGATACAGACGATTCAAATGCATAATATCGATGCGATCCAAAGAACACTTATGATTAATGGCGAAAGAGAATTGAAAAAGATTATCCACAAAATTAATGATGCGAGAAAGATCATCTTGATTGGCATCGGAGCTTCAGCAATCGTGGCACAGGATTTCGAACATAAGTTGAAGCGGATCAATAAAAACTGCGAGACGATTTTCGATAGTCATGGGCAGCTTATTGCCGCAACACATGCTACGAACGAGGATGTTGTATTTGCTATCTCCTATTCAGGTGAAACGAAGGAAATTATTAATGCGCTTACAGTTGCAAAAGAGAATCAGGCAACGATTATTACAATGACACAAAATAAGCGAAACACAATACAAAGCTTTGCAGACCATGCTCTATACGTCGTTTCAAATGAAGCGGATATTCGGAGCTCTGCAACCGCATCACGCATCGCCCAACTGACATTAATTGATATTTTATATAC
- a CDS encoding DUF3298 domain-containing protein — protein MNETIKEQVKKQIEQQVGEMPTTVEEMLGLYEVKNNQRQVLSLSLSNYTYHQKAAHGMTTIESLTFDIEKKKLCTLKDLFKPGSNYVRRLSALVDIQIQERDLPTLGDFPGISPDQDFYIADKTLVIYFQLYEITPYVVGLPMFPISVFDLADIIDESGPLGRLATNG, from the coding sequence ATGAATGAGACGATTAAGGAGCAAGTAAAAAAACAGATTGAACAGCAAGTTGGCGAAATGCCGACAACAGTAGAAGAAATGCTGGGATTATACGAAGTAAAAAACAATCAGCGGCAAGTGCTTAGTTTGAGCCTTTCCAATTATACGTATCATCAAAAGGCCGCTCACGGAATGACGACAATTGAATCACTGACATTTGATATAGAAAAAAAGAAGCTATGTACACTCAAGGATTTATTTAAACCGGGCAGCAATTATGTCAGAAGACTTTCTGCTCTTGTCGATATTCAAATACAGGAGCGGGATCTTCCTACATTAGGTGATTTTCCGGGTATAAGTCCGGATCAGGATTTCTATATTGCAGATAAGACACTCGTTATTTATTTTCAGTTATATGAGATTACTCCATATGTTGTAGGTCTGCCGATGTTTCCGATTTCTGTTTTTGATTTGGCAGATATTATCGACGAATCCGGTCCGCTTGGAAGATTGGCGACTAACGGTTAA
- a CDS encoding DUF1540 domain-containing protein, with translation MPALEVKCTVSDCFFHAKGNFCGAEKIEIDMESITNKKERSEFASDFDLQAPKQKEAKSSSDTCCKTFICKKDAEKRL, from the coding sequence ATGCCAGCTTTAGAGGTGAAATGTACTGTATCAGATTGTTTTTTCCATGCAAAGGGGAATTTTTGTGGGGCCGAAAAAATTGAAATCGATATGGAAAGTATAACCAATAAAAAAGAGCGGTCGGAATTTGCTTCTGATTTTGATTTGCAAGCCCCTAAACAAAAAGAAGCCAAGTCTTCCAGCGACACTTGCTGCAAAACATTTATTTGTAAAAAAGATGCAGAAAAGCGTCTCTAA
- a CDS encoding LacI family DNA-binding transcriptional regulator, whose product MKNITISDVAKHAGVSKSTVSQYLNGRYEYMSEHTRKKVEYSIRELNYRPNIIARSLSQKSTFTVGIIVANILHSFSTHIIRAVELNFNKHGFHTIVCNADDEPEKERQYIEMLMAKQVDGMIIFPTGDNLDLYEQMKKKKYPIVFIDRKIEGLGIPSVLLENEQAAEMAVKALTDNGHSRIAMLTAPVTRNITPRLERIEGYKKALVSRGIQVIDEYIHSVEVEEMKVSLRNMFKQDQRPEAIIAGSDRVLVEILNFAKENQLVIPKDLAVVGIDDVSFANLFTPQLTTISQPTTQMANKAVELLLQQIKGDQKLSDYKTIRFGGQLNMRESH is encoded by the coding sequence TTGAAAAATATCACCATTTCCGATGTCGCAAAGCATGCAGGGGTTTCCAAAAGTACAGTTTCGCAATACTTGAATGGCCGCTATGAATATATGAGCGAGCATACCCGAAAAAAAGTGGAATATTCCATTCGCGAGCTTAATTACCGACCAAATATTATTGCTCGTAGTTTGTCGCAAAAGTCTACATTTACTGTAGGAATTATCGTGGCAAATATTCTACATTCATTCTCTACTCATATTATTCGGGCAGTTGAACTGAACTTTAATAAACATGGCTTTCATACAATTGTATGCAATGCGGATGATGAACCTGAGAAAGAACGGCAGTACATCGAGATGCTCATGGCAAAGCAGGTTGATGGGATGATTATTTTCCCGACTGGCGATAATCTGGATTTGTATGAGCAAATGAAAAAGAAAAAATATCCGATTGTTTTCATAGACCGTAAGATAGAGGGTTTGGGAATTCCTTCTGTTTTACTGGAAAATGAACAAGCGGCAGAAATGGCAGTAAAGGCTTTGACCGATAACGGGCACAGCAGGATTGCCATGCTGACCGCACCGGTAACACGTAACATTACACCACGGCTGGAGCGAATAGAAGGTTATAAAAAAGCTTTAGTGAGTAGAGGCATACAAGTAATAGATGAATATATACATAGTGTCGAAGTCGAAGAAATGAAAGTATCTCTTCGTAATATGTTTAAACAGGATCAACGACCCGAAGCGATCATCGCAGGCAGTGACCGTGTATTAGTCGAAATCTTAAATTTTGCAAAAGAGAATCAACTTGTCATTCCGAAAGATTTGGCGGTTGTTGGAATTGATGATGTTTCTTTTGCGAACTTGTTTACACCCCAACTTACAACCATTTCACAGCCGACAACACAAATGGCAAATAAAGCCGTGGAGTTGTTATTGCAGCAAATCAAAGGGGATCAAAAGCTGTCTGACTACAAAACTATCCGCTTTGGTGGCCAACTTAATATGCGTGAAAGTCATTAA
- a CDS encoding MFS transporter, translating to MDKQNSKYRWIVFVSVLLTYLLMASQRTAPGLITDQLMHDFNITATTIGLITGVQFFVYTSLQIPMGILADRFGPNFFLIFGAVLAGVGTVLYSVGTHESVLFISRIFTGIGDATIWVNMMLILGQWFYKKEFVRLVGFAGMTGSLGFLLATVPFSAWIGLLGWRGAFFSLGLLVSLCGIMLYMVLIKHAKKAFPENLPVVTEPVQREKTAGIVKRVFSSRQAWALFLCHFGVVGGYVGFISSWAVPYGMDLYEMSRSQASQLIMVGLVGAIIGAPFMSWVASMYESIKKPYIAVQSTVFTSWFMFLLFQGYPSLFGVIVLFFLIGFGYGASALTFAAVRQSFPMTESGIVSGFANTGGFLSAVLLPIFLGAILDYVQASSLNLQSGYFYGFIIPALFSLVGLIGIMLYKEVHVTETL from the coding sequence TTGGATAAACAAAATAGTAAGTACAGATGGATAGTATTTGTTTCGGTATTGCTTACGTATTTATTGATGGCCAGTCAGCGTACAGCCCCTGGATTAATTACGGATCAGCTGATGCATGACTTTAATATTACGGCTACAACAATCGGGTTAATAACAGGAGTTCAATTTTTTGTCTATACAAGTTTGCAAATACCGATGGGGATTCTGGCGGATCGCTTTGGTCCAAATTTTTTTCTGATTTTTGGTGCAGTCCTTGCAGGTGTGGGAACAGTTCTTTACAGTGTCGGAACACATGAATCGGTATTATTTATTTCAAGGATTTTTACCGGAATAGGGGATGCGACGATTTGGGTTAATATGATGCTCATATTAGGCCAATGGTTTTATAAGAAGGAATTTGTCCGTTTAGTCGGTTTTGCCGGAATGACAGGCAGCTTAGGGTTTTTGTTGGCAACGGTTCCATTTTCGGCCTGGATTGGACTCCTTGGATGGAGAGGAGCATTTTTCTCGTTAGGCCTTCTTGTAAGCTTATGCGGCATCATGCTATATATGGTTTTAATAAAACATGCAAAAAAGGCTTTTCCGGAAAATTTACCTGTAGTAACAGAGCCTGTTCAACGTGAAAAAACAGCTGGCATTGTGAAAAGAGTTTTTTCCAGCAGGCAAGCATGGGCTTTATTTTTATGCCACTTTGGGGTAGTTGGCGGATATGTCGGGTTTATCAGCTCCTGGGCAGTACCGTACGGAATGGATCTTTATGAAATGAGCCGCTCCCAAGCAAGTCAGTTGATTATGGTTGGTCTAGTTGGAGCAATTATTGGTGCACCATTTATGAGCTGGGTTGCGAGTATGTATGAATCGATTAAAAAACCTTATATTGCTGTGCAATCGACAGTTTTTACAAGCTGGTTTATGTTTCTTTTATTTCAAGGGTATCCATCTTTATTCGGGGTCATAGTACTTTTCTTCCTTATCGGTTTCGGTTACGGAGCAAGTGCATTGACATTTGCTGCAGTACGTCAGTCGTTCCCCATGACAGAGTCCGGCATTGTGTCGGGATTTGCGAACACAGGAGGCTTTTTAAGTGCCGTTTTATTGCCCATTTTTTTAGGTGCTATTTTGGATTATGTCCAGGCAAGCTCATTAAATTTACAATCCGGTTATTTTTACGGCTTCATTATTCCAGCTCTATTTTCTTTAGTCGGCTTAATTGGAATAATGTTATACAAAGAAGTGCATGTGACGGAAACATTATAG
- a CDS encoding radical SAM/SPASM domain-containing protein, giving the protein MKTFKKVYIEITSVCNLACSFCPPTERAKGLIKVEQFAHILDEISGYTKYIYLHVKGEPLLHPRIGQLLDVAHEKGFKVNITTNGTLIKKNREKLLGKPALRQINFSLHSFDGHEGSENREKYLGDILEFVRDVRKHNVIISYRLWNLQRNNVSELANRRNRETLEILEKEYELDYEIQERVEMGSGVKIAKNIYLNQDHEFRWPSLLEKADEGKGFCHALRTHAAILVDGSVVPCCLDGEGVINLGNVHDQKFGDIITTDRAQNLVDGFSRREAIEELCKKCGFRQKFGMDSELPDVL; this is encoded by the coding sequence TTGAAAACTTTTAAGAAAGTGTATATCGAAATTACAAGTGTATGTAATTTAGCATGCAGCTTTTGTCCACCTACAGAGCGAGCAAAAGGATTAATAAAGGTAGAGCAATTTGCTCATATTTTAGATGAAATTAGCGGCTATACAAAATATATATACCTACATGTAAAAGGGGAGCCTTTATTGCACCCGCGCATCGGGCAGCTACTCGATGTAGCACATGAAAAAGGCTTTAAAGTCAATATTACGACAAACGGGACATTAATTAAAAAGAACCGTGAAAAGCTGCTGGGCAAGCCTGCACTTAGACAGATAAATTTTTCGCTTCACAGTTTTGATGGACATGAAGGTTCTGAAAACCGCGAAAAGTACTTAGGTGATATTTTGGAATTTGTACGGGATGTACGAAAACATAATGTCATTATTTCTTACCGGCTATGGAATTTGCAGCGCAATAATGTTTCGGAGCTGGCAAACCGCAGAAACCGCGAAACACTAGAGATTCTGGAAAAAGAGTATGAGCTGGACTATGAAATTCAAGAACGGGTGGAAATGGGTTCAGGAGTAAAGATTGCCAAAAATATTTATTTAAACCAGGACCATGAATTCCGCTGGCCGAGCCTGCTTGAAAAAGCGGATGAAGGCAAAGGTTTCTGCCATGCATTGCGTACACATGCAGCGATTTTAGTTGATGGTTCTGTTGTTCCTTGCTGTTTGGATGGCGAGGGTGTCATTAATTTAGGAAATGTCCACGATCAGAAATTCGGCGATATTATTACTACAGATCGTGCACAAAACTTAGTTGATGGTTTTTCTCGTCGTGAAGCGATTGAAGAGCTGTGTAAAAAATGCGGCTTCCGCCAAAAATTCGGCATGGATTCCGAGCTGCCGGATGTTTTATAG
- a CDS encoding metallophosphoesterase family protein: MKYAILSDLHSHYKNTKKVLSHIQQVAPNAEIIGLGDLFECKIGKKKAKMIRHAKLKDAAIVDERFMSLLTFPSIIGNQEERIALVTGDERFLKYDNALVIEHATLIHGHQIEWDKAFNPTFPNIETPLLFFGHSHEAAIYKDGLRHSVPYDIPLAVGKKQYQINVGPVVDNKEWCLYDSEEMTVTFMQAQ, from the coding sequence ATGAAGTACGCAATTTTAAGCGACTTACATTCGCATTATAAAAATACGAAAAAGGTGTTAAGCCATATTCAGCAAGTAGCACCCAATGCAGAGATTATTGGCTTAGGAGATTTGTTTGAGTGTAAAATCGGCAAGAAAAAGGCAAAGATGATTCGTCATGCAAAGCTAAAGGATGCAGCGATAGTCGATGAAAGGTTTATGAGCCTTTTAACATTCCCGTCAATTATCGGGAATCAGGAGGAACGTATTGCCCTTGTAACTGGCGATGAGCGCTTTCTAAAGTATGATAATGCGCTTGTAATTGAACATGCCACTTTAATTCATGGGCACCAAATCGAGTGGGATAAAGCTTTCAATCCTACTTTCCCAAATATCGAAACGCCATTGCTTTTTTTTGGGCATAGTCATGAAGCTGCGATCTATAAAGACGGGCTGCGACATTCTGTTCCATACGATATCCCGCTGGCTGTCGGAAAAAAACAATACCAGATTAATGTCGGTCCTGTCGTAGATAATAAAGAATGGTGTTTATACGACAGCGAAGAAATGACGGTTACATTTATGCAAGCTCAATAG
- a CDS encoding gluconate:H+ symporter: MDFIVDYLPIIWVALGVGLLLYLNIVVKLNSVLALLIVAILVGVLNGLSLTDVVTSVKTGFGSTLGSLAIIIGMGAVLGKLMVDSGAAQRVASTLLKKFGPKNVEWAILIVGAIFGISVFYEVAFIILAPLVISIAIEAKMPYLRLGITMVAAATMAHSIFPPQPGPTALVEAYGADMGMVYLLGIVVAVPAIIAAGIILPRVLKNLDLPIPPLLKKSEEVSLDNAPGFGISLLIPLLPALIITGATIYNMIFDKDSAVGQFINFLGSAEISMILAVLIAIYVFGIRLGRTMKEVMNSFSGAIEGIAMIIFIVGSGGAFKQIILDTGIGDLIAGVMQNTSINPLIMAWLITAVIRIATGTGVVSAITAAGIVGPLIHTFDVNPVLMVLATAAGSNTITHVNDASFWLFKEYFNLSIKDTFKTWGLLLFTTSIVGLGVVLILDIFI; the protein is encoded by the coding sequence ATGGATTTCATAGTAGACTATTTACCGATCATCTGGGTCGCGCTTGGTGTCGGTTTATTATTATATTTAAACATCGTTGTAAAATTAAATAGTGTATTAGCTTTACTTATTGTTGCAATTCTTGTTGGGGTTCTAAATGGTTTATCGTTAACGGATGTTGTAACATCTGTTAAAACAGGCTTTGGAAGCACACTTGGAAGCTTAGCGATTATTATCGGTATGGGTGCAGTTCTCGGGAAGTTAATGGTTGACTCAGGGGCTGCCCAACGAGTTGCCTCGACATTACTCAAAAAATTCGGACCAAAAAATGTAGAATGGGCGATTTTGATTGTCGGTGCAATTTTCGGTATTTCAGTATTCTATGAAGTGGCGTTTATTATTTTGGCACCATTAGTAATTTCGATTGCAATCGAAGCGAAAATGCCTTACTTGCGTTTAGGGATTACAATGGTTGCAGCTGCTACAATGGCACATAGTATATTTCCGCCACAACCTGGTCCGACTGCACTTGTAGAAGCATATGGTGCAGATATGGGTATGGTCTATCTGCTGGGTATTGTTGTAGCGGTACCGGCAATTATTGCTGCGGGAATTATTCTTCCGCGCGTTTTAAAAAATTTGGATTTGCCAATACCTCCATTATTGAAAAAGTCTGAAGAAGTAAGTCTGGATAATGCACCGGGGTTTGGAATTAGTTTACTAATTCCGTTATTGCCGGCGCTTATTATTACAGGTGCTACGATTTACAATATGATTTTCGATAAAGACTCGGCTGTCGGCCAATTTATTAACTTTTTAGGTAGTGCTGAAATTAGTATGATTCTGGCGGTACTAATTGCGATTTATGTATTCGGTATCCGTCTTGGCCGTACGATGAAGGAAGTAATGAATTCGTTCTCGGGTGCGATAGAAGGTATTGCAATGATTATCTTTATCGTCGGTTCCGGTGGTGCATTTAAACAGATTATTTTAGATACAGGCATCGGTGATCTGATTGCGGGTGTGATGCAAAATACATCCATTAACCCGTTGATTATGGCATGGCTGATTACAGCGGTTATCCGTATTGCTACGGGTACAGGCGTTGTGTCGGCGATTACGGCTGCAGGTATTGTAGGACCGTTAATCCATACATTTGATGTCAATCCGGTATTGATGGTTTTAGCAACAGCGGCGGGCAGTAATACAATTACACATGTTAATGATGCATCGTTCTGGCTGTTTAAAGAGTACTTTAACTTATCAATCAAAGATACATTTAAAACATGGGGACTTCTACTATTCACAACATCGATTGTCGGTCTTGGCGTAGTATTAATTCTGGATATATTTATTTGA